The Flavobacterium psychrotrophum region AAAGACGGTTAAGAATATTAGCCACAATACTGCGGTAAAGTATATTACTAACTTTAAGAAGATTGTATTGCTAGCCATTGACAAGGAAATCATTACGGCTGACCCTTTCAAACGTTTTAAAGCAAAAAAAATCAAGGTGCCCAAAAAGCCACTGAGCAGTTATGAACTTGCTCAACTGGAAAACCACACCTTTTCTACGCCACGCCTTTCTACCGTGCGGGATATCTTCGTATTTCAGTGCTACACAGGATTGGCGTATATTGATGCCTTTAACCTGAAAAAATCCGATATTAAGTCGGGTATAGATGGGGAAATGTGGATTATTACCGAAAGGCAAAAAACAGGTAGTAGTATAAATGTACCACTCCTGCCGAAAGCGAAAGCCGTAATGGAACGTTACAAAGACCACCCACTTTGCTTACAGAGAAATTCTGTGTTGCCGGTAACCTCCAACCAAAAGATGAACGCTTATTTAAAGGAGATAGCTGACCTGTGCGGCATCGAAAGCACCTTGAACACCCATAAGGCCAGGCGTACCTTCGGAAGCACCGTAACGCTCAATAATGACGTTCCTATCCATGTGGTGAAAGAATTGTTGGGACACCAGTCGGTAAAGCAGACCGAGGAATATGCCATAACCGAACAGCAGTCTGTCGGCAGGGAAATGAAGCAGTTGCAGTTAAGGCTAAACCAAAAAACAGAATTCCCGGATGACCCTATAGCGGCCAATGTTTTAAAGATGCAGAAGGAAATTATCTCGCTGAGAAAACAATTAGGAGTTGTAAATGAGCCTAACTCTGAAATCAAAAGTGTTCTCAGGATATGTAAATAAGATTTTGCTCATTATAATTGTTGCCACACTGCGGCAACAATTATAATGAGCTTTTAATCAGAGAAATAAGTTGTCTCATCAGTGATGAGACAATTACAAATCGGAACTTAAAATTAAATCAAACAACTATGTAACCAAATTGGTAACATTGTAATATATTTGCAATGAGAATAATTGCTGTAAAAACGTTAAAAGAATTCTGGGAGCAATTTCCGGATTCAGAAAGGCCACTGCAATATTGGTATAAGGATGTGGCGGCTGCTGAGTGGAATAACCCAAACGAACTAAAAGGGCAGTTTGGAAATGCCTCAATACTGACAAACAAAAGGGTTGTTTTTAATATACATGGCAACACCTACCGGTTGATCGTAGATATTGAATACCGTTTGAAGATAGTACTTCTAGTCTGGTTAGGGACACACAAATATTACAATAAGATTAATGCAAAAGAGATTAGCTATGTTAAGACTGATAAAAAATGATACGCAACATCAAGATACCCTTGCGCGTATCTACGAATTGATGCAACTCGATTTACAACCGGATACAGAAGAATCTGATGAACTGGAAATTCTTTCAATGCTGGTGAAAAAATATGAAGATGAACACTATCCCGTTCCCGAACCCACCCCTATTGAAGCAATAAAATACAGGATGGAGCAATTAAATATTTCTGATGCTGAGCTTTCTGAAATATTAGGTGCGCGTTCACGCAAATCTGAAATCCTGTCCGGGAAGAGAAAGCTTAGCCTTTCCATGATACGGGCGTTAAAAGAAAGATTGAATATATCTGCGGATATATTGATACAGCTTCACTAAAATTATTAAGTATTTGATTATGATTGAATTATAATTGTCGCCGCAGTGCGGCGACAATTTATTTTTAACGGTATCGATTCTGCTATCAAACGTACATGAAATTTGTGAAGATTAGTATTGTATCGAGACATATGAGTTTGAGTAACGGTCAAATAGAAAAACAGCCATTACGGCTGCTTTAGTCGAATTCAAGACAAACTATTAACATGTTTTAATATTCATCTACCCATTTCTTTGATTCCGGATCCCACTGTAGAGTATTGCTAAAGTCTTCTAAAATTACTTTTTCAACACCGGTTTTAAAATCATTTGAAAGCAAACATGGAAAGTCCCCGGAAAGATAAACCCTTCCGTTTCCATCACATTCCAGAGCGGCAGAATCCAGATGGTAATCCCCTATGGGAAAGGTGAAAATATTTCCG contains the following coding sequences:
- a CDS encoding site-specific integrase encodes the protein MLENSFGITFFLKSSTKGTKERYVYLRITVDGVPKETSTKRKWEVERWSQRTERATGTREDAKVLNFFLDALYMKIQQFKSELMLAGHPITTQKIMDFILGKNLTKATVVQEFQKHNDELLALVKKGEYAIGTHVRFEIAKKHVKEYLRYKYNVADMDFHELNFEFVKDYEFYLKTVKNISHNTAVKYITNFKKIVLLAIDKEIITADPFKRFKAKKIKVPKKPLSSYELAQLENHTFSTPRLSTVRDIFVFQCYTGLAYIDAFNLKKSDIKSGIDGEMWIITERQKTGSSINVPLLPKAKAVMERYKDHPLCLQRNSVLPVTSNQKMNAYLKEIADLCGIESTLNTHKARRTFGSTVTLNNDVPIHVVKELLGHQSVKQTEEYAITEQQSVGREMKQLQLRLNQKTEFPDDPIAANVLKMQKEIISLRKQLGVVNEPNSEIKSVLRICK
- a CDS encoding type II toxin-antitoxin system HigB family toxin produces the protein MRIIAVKTLKEFWEQFPDSERPLQYWYKDVAAAEWNNPNELKGQFGNASILTNKRVVFNIHGNTYRLIVDIEYRLKIVLLVWLGTHKYYNKINAKEISYVKTDKK
- a CDS encoding helix-turn-helix domain-containing protein, encoding MLRLIKNDTQHQDTLARIYELMQLDLQPDTEESDELEILSMLVKKYEDEHYPVPEPTPIEAIKYRMEQLNISDAELSEILGARSRKSEILSGKRKLSLSMIRALKERLNISADILIQLH